The following nucleotide sequence is from Microbulbifer sp. A4B17.
TGATGCAGTGGCTAAATGAGCGAGGCTGGCAAACAAGCTTGCTATTTATCTTAATCGTGGCCGCGGCAATCGTCTTTTTGCTCCCTGGCGTCATTTTTACTATGGGGGCAGGATTTGTATTTGGTGTAATAAAAGGAACCCTTCTGGTTATTGCAGGCACTGTACTCGGAGCAACTCTGGCATTTCTTATCGCACGATACCTTCTCGGCGAAAGGGCCTCCCGATGGGTTATGTCGCATATCAAACCCGCGACTGTCGGCGAGGTGATTCGTCGCGAAGGTTGGCAAATGATTATGCTGACCCGCCTGGTCCCTCTATTCCCCTTTAAGTTATCGAATTACTTCTTTGGACTGACCCCAGTGCGGCTGCGGGACTTTGTGATCGGCAATGCCCTGGGGATTATTCCTCTCACTTTACACAATGTTTACATCGGCTCTATCGCCGCAGACCTGACCTCGCTGGGTAAGGTTGAAGAACGCACCCCCATGCAATGGGGGTTTTACATCGCCGGTTTCGCCCTGGCCGTTATCGCACTG
It contains:
- a CDS encoding TVP38/TMEM64 family protein, with translation MAVKFLPLLILAVCAIAVAGVLSLLVYFDLDDQIIGLMQWLNERGWQTSLLFILIVAAAIVFLLPGVIFTMGAGFVFGVIKGTLLVIAGTVLGATLAFLIARYLLGERASRWVMSHIKPATVGEVIRREGWQMIMLTRLVPLFPFKLSNYFFGLTPVRLRDFVIGNALGIIPLTLHNVYIGSIAADLTSLGKVEERTPMQWGFYIAGFALAVIALIGLTRMARRALKRIIKEEDL